One Thermicanus aegyptius DSM 12793 DNA segment encodes these proteins:
- the ptsG gene encoding glucose-specific PTS transporter subunit IIBC: MKRAFGTLQKVGKALMLPVAILPAAGILLAIGNALQNTALTDKLPALKAEWVVLIMKVMEQAGGIVFSNLSLLFAVGVAIGLAGGEGVAGLAAIIGYLIMNITMSVILGVTPESVGANPAFANVLGIPTLQTGVFGGIIVGILAAYMYNKYYNIELPQYLGFFAGKRFVPIVTAASAVILGIAMTFLWPPVQQGLNLFSHNMIDANKTLAAFVFGVIERALIPFGLHHIFYAPFWYEFGEYISKTGEIVHGDQKIFFAQLKDGVALTAGTFMTGKFPFMMFGLPAAALAIYHEARPENKKLVAGIMGSAALTSFLTGITEPIEFSFLFVAPVLFAIHTIFAGLSFMMMHILNVKIGMTFSGGVIDFLLFGVLPNRTPWWLVIPVGLVFSAIYYFGFRFAIRKWDLATPGREKNTEEKTTIMEGAGDLPHQVLAAFGGKENIAHLDACITRLRVSVNDINRVDKERLKTLGAAGVLEVGNNVQAIFGPKSDILKGQMKQIMEGRTPSPGKGEENETDSREKNDREAGEEAIAAPITGEVLPLSEVPDQVFSQKLMGDGFAIMPTEEIVVSPVDGEIATFFPTKHAIGIVSKEGREILIHVGIDTVKLNGQGFEPLVAEGDKVKKGQPLLKVDLEYVKKNAPSIITPVILTNLKENESVQIEKSGNVKKGEEIIAIIGRS, from the coding sequence ATGAAAAGAGCATTTGGTACATTACAGAAAGTGGGGAAAGCTTTAATGCTTCCCGTGGCGATTTTACCGGCGGCCGGTATTTTGCTAGCCATCGGGAATGCCTTGCAAAACACGGCGTTAACCGACAAACTTCCGGCGCTGAAAGCGGAGTGGGTGGTCCTCATTATGAAGGTTATGGAGCAAGCTGGGGGAATTGTCTTCTCCAACCTTTCTTTGCTTTTTGCGGTCGGAGTAGCGATCGGTTTAGCAGGGGGGGAAGGAGTTGCCGGCCTTGCCGCCATCATCGGCTATCTGATCATGAACATTACGATGAGCGTTATTTTGGGGGTTACCCCTGAAAGTGTCGGTGCAAACCCGGCCTTTGCAAACGTCTTAGGGATTCCTACTTTGCAAACTGGAGTCTTCGGCGGCATTATTGTGGGAATATTGGCTGCTTATATGTACAACAAGTATTACAACATTGAGCTTCCTCAATATTTAGGCTTCTTCGCCGGAAAGCGCTTCGTTCCCATCGTCACCGCCGCCTCCGCCGTCATTTTAGGGATTGCAATGACCTTTTTGTGGCCTCCCGTCCAACAAGGCTTAAACCTTTTCTCCCATAACATGATTGACGCCAACAAAACATTGGCTGCTTTTGTTTTCGGCGTCATTGAGCGTGCACTCATTCCCTTCGGTTTACACCATATCTTTTATGCACCGTTCTGGTATGAATTTGGTGAGTATATCAGCAAAACGGGAGAGATTGTCCACGGCGACCAAAAAATCTTTTTCGCCCAATTAAAAGATGGCGTTGCATTAACCGCAGGTACATTTATGACGGGAAAATTCCCCTTCATGATGTTCGGACTTCCGGCGGCGGCGCTAGCGATTTATCATGAGGCACGGCCGGAAAATAAAAAACTGGTTGCCGGGATTATGGGCTCCGCCGCATTAACCTCGTTCTTAACGGGGATTACGGAACCCATCGAATTCTCCTTTTTATTCGTAGCCCCGGTGCTGTTTGCGATTCACACGATTTTTGCCGGTCTGTCGTTTATGATGATGCACATTTTAAACGTTAAGATCGGAATGACCTTTTCCGGCGGCGTCATCGATTTCTTGTTGTTTGGCGTGTTGCCGAATCGCACCCCATGGTGGCTGGTCATCCCGGTGGGCTTGGTGTTTTCGGCCATTTACTACTTTGGGTTCCGTTTTGCGATTCGCAAATGGGACTTGGCGACGCCGGGACGTGAAAAGAATACGGAAGAGAAAACAACCATAATGGAGGGGGCCGGCGATCTTCCCCATCAAGTATTGGCAGCATTCGGCGGCAAAGAGAATATCGCTCATCTCGATGCGTGCATTACCCGCCTGCGGGTCTCCGTGAACGACATCAACCGGGTGGATAAGGAGCGCTTAAAAACCTTGGGGGCCGCAGGAGTGCTTGAAGTGGGAAACAACGTACAGGCCATTTTCGGTCCGAAATCGGACATTTTAAAAGGTCAAATGAAACAAATTATGGAAGGACGCACCCCCTCCCCGGGAAAAGGGGAAGAAAACGAAACGGATTCTCGGGAAAAAAACGATAGAGAAGCAGGGGAGGAAGCGATTGCCGCGCCCATCACAGGCGAGGTGCTTCCCCTCTCTGAAGTGCCGGACCAAGTTTTTTCCCAGAAATTGATGGGGGATGGCTTTGCGATTATGCCCACGGAAGAAATCGTCGTTTCTCCGGTAGACGGGGAAATTGCAACGTTTTTCCCCACGAAACATGCGATTGGCATTGTATCAAAAGAGGGGCGGGAAATTTTGATTCATGTCGGCATTGATACCGTCAAATTAAATGGACAGGGATTTGAACCCTTGGTGGCGGAAGGAGATAAGGTGAAAAAAGGACAGCCGTTATTAAAGGTGGATTTGGAATATGTGAAAAAGAATGCCCCTTCGATCATTACTCCCGTCATCTTGACGAACCTGAAGGAGAATGAATCGGTCCAAATCGAGAAAAGTGGGAACGTGAAAAAAGGGGAAGAGATCATCGCCATCATTGGAAGGTCATAA
- a CDS encoding S8 family serine peptidase gives MKRKSWKRSLSLLLTAILVFSLWMPVMAAEAASPASVKAERGAVTAVEAPAKVSEEVVSQFKEDTYVTYLVKWKEQTDVGKVSQEAYQKAVSAKATPHAQKMAMRNAVVSALRETAIRTQAEVLKYLNLMKKEGKVKEFKNFFIVNGLAVTSTKEVMEELAKRKDIERIDLNHEIAPPEVEKGKEVKGVSPNQVEWNVDKIGAPAVWQMGIDGTGIVVANLDTGVDYTHPALARKWRGLETGPALSWYDAHSHSPLPRDDHGHGTHTMGTMVGSEEDGSNQVGVAPGAKWIAVRIFNPSTTDAIILDGAQWLLAPVDEEGNLHPELAPDVVNNSWGGGPGMDEWFRPMVEAWRAAQIFPEFSAGNDGPGDGTIANPANYPESFATGATDIQDHLASFSSRGPSPYGEMKPEVSAPGVNVRSSVPGGGYEGGWSGTSMAGPHATATAALLLSADPSLTVDQLEYILKSTATPLTDSQYPNSPNNGYGSGLVNALDAVGSVVSGLGTIAGRVTVSGDDFDAPVMEHTPVTHAFTGFDIPLTVHAADNVGVVRVEGFARKVGETYWTYIPFTRTSGDAKDGIYAGTIPYTLVTTAGVEYYLRINDYGNNGFDSETYRVEVSNGVTPGYFQDFENDAAGFEMGGENSTWQWGVPTGGPGAAYSGEKLVATNLSGNYANNSNSYLLMPPIDLTGSGTGVSLSFKHWYSLENNYDYGVVFIASPESGYEFQPVLEFTGDSNGWRNQIIDLSPYAGERVYLLFNLFSDGSVTRPGWYIDDIAVHEPDRTAPGAPADLTATTGPTGNVSLTWRPVSDADLKEYHVYRSTTSGSGYEQIATATDPSYTDGGVVASQTYYYVVTAVDYSGNESGYSNEASVTTPGIQVIYSDGFEGADDNGWTHSGTNDEWQRGTPTSGPGSAYTGEKVWATDLTGNYENGTNAFLYSPVINLSGVTNASLSLMHWYEVERNYDKLFVEITTDGGATWTELARFSDAEAGKTWTNLILDLTPYVGGNVQFRFHITSDSSVVKAGWYLDDFKVLTVSAPSSVAPPKEEKGEAVKKKTEYGKPAFSLTRTEPVKSSPPKAEGEKGVTSLPAGAVVTVLETGRSAHTDPATGRYSLTHVAGDYTLRAESYGYYPAEQSVTVADGGTTTANFQLQPIPHGWISGRITDERTGEAIAGATVLVKEDAHVTPAVTDETGRYTLEVMEGSYTLSVSAADYYGKEQSVTVTGGETLPVDMALKPFVGVPGELGYDDGTAENARAFYDAGNGWAVRMTPPGGAAMVTGGLFRFWDTEWPVPGGTDFQYAIYDASGPDGAPGRLIAGPFQATAKRDGTWTEVTLPTPVMIQGDFYMTYIQTAPYPNSPGLSTDEDGENAGRSWQLVGGGWSLSPADEGNYMIRAKIVNEVTVPIITSPEDHSYTHQPEITVTGATAKGEGISVQLFNGEELAGTAPATEGVFTLPITLHEGENRLTAVAVVNGKNTDPSQPVVVTLDREAPLLTVSTPADGTVTDKEVVYVTGQSSDDHLEGVYVNGTKANLRTNGTFTVRILVDEGENTITVRAVDLAGNETIVTRTVVVDLQIPEITNVEPSQDVHIAAGDPVHVSFDSEPGLHASFRIELPLAPSGRNEISMTETSPGHYEGSYTTPDNLNVEGAVIVVKAVDAAGNVVEAEATGKLYVTAGGGGDEPENQAPIAVIRAISSTKQNKPTTFDASQSRDVDGTIVSYSWDFGDGGTAGGANVSHRFTAPGTYTVTLTVTDNDGATDTVTHIIEVH, from the coding sequence TTGAAGAGGAAGAGCTGGAAGAGGAGTTTATCTCTTCTGCTTACGGCGATACTCGTCTTTTCCCTGTGGATGCCGGTGATGGCCGCCGAAGCGGCGAGTCCGGCGTCTGTCAAGGCAGAGCGAGGGGCCGTAACGGCAGTCGAGGCTCCGGCCAAGGTAAGCGAGGAGGTTGTCTCGCAGTTCAAGGAAGATACCTATGTAACCTATCTCGTGAAATGGAAAGAGCAGACGGATGTGGGGAAAGTCTCCCAGGAGGCTTACCAAAAGGCGGTTTCCGCCAAAGCGACTCCCCATGCCCAAAAGATGGCGATGAGGAATGCCGTCGTGAGTGCCTTGCGGGAGACGGCCATCCGGACCCAGGCCGAGGTTTTAAAATATCTCAATCTCATGAAAAAAGAGGGGAAAGTAAAAGAGTTTAAGAATTTCTTCATCGTAAACGGTTTGGCCGTCACCAGCACCAAGGAGGTGATGGAGGAACTGGCCAAGAGAAAGGATATCGAACGGATTGATCTTAACCATGAGATTGCTCCACCTGAGGTGGAAAAAGGGAAAGAGGTAAAGGGAGTCTCCCCGAATCAGGTCGAATGGAACGTGGATAAGATCGGGGCGCCGGCCGTTTGGCAGATGGGCATCGACGGGACGGGAATTGTGGTGGCCAACCTGGATACGGGAGTCGATTACACCCATCCCGCCCTGGCCCGGAAATGGCGGGGATTGGAGACGGGTCCCGCGTTGAGCTGGTACGATGCTCATAGCCATAGCCCATTGCCGCGGGATGATCACGGACACGGGACCCATACCATGGGAACCATGGTGGGTTCGGAGGAGGATGGATCGAATCAGGTGGGAGTGGCACCCGGGGCAAAATGGATTGCGGTTCGCATCTTTAACCCCTCCACCACCGATGCCATCATCCTGGATGGGGCGCAATGGCTCCTCGCCCCGGTGGATGAGGAGGGGAATCTCCATCCGGAGTTGGCTCCCGATGTGGTGAACAATTCCTGGGGTGGGGGGCCCGGAATGGATGAATGGTTCCGCCCCATGGTGGAGGCCTGGAGAGCGGCCCAGATCTTCCCCGAGTTCTCGGCGGGAAATGATGGGCCCGGAGATGGGACGATCGCCAATCCGGCCAATTACCCGGAATCCTTTGCCACCGGCGCGACAGATATCCAAGATCACTTAGCCTCTTTCTCCTCCAGAGGTCCTTCTCCTTATGGGGAGATGAAGCCGGAAGTCTCTGCCCCTGGGGTCAATGTCCGCTCTTCCGTCCCGGGAGGAGGCTATGAAGGGGGCTGGAGCGGCACTTCGATGGCGGGCCCCCATGCGACGGCGACTGCGGCTCTCTTGCTCTCCGCCGATCCTTCTCTCACGGTGGATCAATTGGAATACATCCTAAAGAGTACGGCGACGCCGCTGACGGACTCCCAGTATCCGAATAGCCCCAACAACGGCTATGGATCGGGATTGGTCAATGCCTTGGATGCAGTGGGTTCCGTGGTAAGCGGCCTTGGGACCATCGCCGGGCGGGTGACGGTGTCCGGAGATGATTTTGATGCGCCCGTCATGGAACACACTCCGGTTACCCATGCGTTTACGGGCTTCGATATTCCCCTCACCGTCCATGCCGCCGATAACGTGGGAGTGGTGCGGGTGGAAGGCTTCGCCCGGAAGGTGGGGGAGACATATTGGACCTATATTCCCTTTACCCGTACCTCAGGCGATGCGAAAGACGGAATCTATGCGGGGACCATCCCCTATACCCTGGTCACGACGGCGGGTGTGGAATATTATCTCCGCATTAACGACTACGGCAACAACGGCTTCGATAGTGAAACGTATCGGGTAGAAGTCTCCAACGGGGTAACCCCGGGATATTTTCAGGATTTTGAGAATGACGCGGCAGGATTTGAAATGGGCGGTGAAAACAGCACATGGCAATGGGGTGTACCCACCGGTGGACCGGGTGCGGCCTACTCCGGAGAGAAATTGGTCGCCACCAATCTGTCCGGCAATTATGCCAATAACTCCAATTCCTATCTCCTCATGCCACCCATCGATTTGACCGGAAGCGGAACAGGGGTAAGCCTAAGCTTTAAACACTGGTATAGTTTGGAGAATAACTACGATTACGGCGTCGTCTTTATCGCCTCCCCGGAGAGCGGTTATGAGTTCCAACCCGTGTTGGAATTTACGGGAGATAGCAATGGGTGGAGGAACCAGATCATCGATCTATCCCCCTATGCCGGAGAGAGGGTTTATCTCCTCTTCAACCTCTTCAGCGACGGTTCGGTGACGCGGCCCGGCTGGTACATCGATGACATTGCCGTCCATGAACCGGATCGGACGGCCCCCGGTGCTCCCGCCGATCTGACGGCGACGACAGGGCCTACAGGAAATGTGAGTCTGACCTGGAGGCCCGTTTCCGATGCGGACTTGAAGGAATATCACGTCTATCGTTCCACCACCTCGGGGAGCGGATATGAACAGATCGCGACGGCAACCGATCCTTCCTATACTGACGGCGGCGTGGTGGCGTCACAAACCTATTATTACGTGGTGACCGCTGTCGATTATAGCGGGAACGAGAGCGGATATTCCAATGAAGCCTCCGTCACTACGCCCGGCATCCAAGTGATCTACAGCGACGGTTTTGAAGGGGCCGACGATAACGGCTGGACCCACTCCGGGACGAATGATGAGTGGCAGCGGGGAACGCCGACCTCAGGTCCGGGAAGCGCTTATACCGGGGAGAAGGTGTGGGCGACGGATCTTACCGGCAATTACGAAAATGGTACGAATGCCTTCCTCTATTCTCCTGTCATCAACCTCTCAGGTGTGACGAATGCTTCTCTCTCCCTCATGCACTGGTATGAGGTGGAACGAAACTACGATAAGCTCTTTGTAGAGATCACCACCGACGGGGGAGCCACCTGGACGGAGTTGGCCCGTTTTTCCGATGCGGAGGCAGGGAAGACATGGACCAACCTCATCCTTGATTTAACCCCTTATGTCGGAGGAAATGTTCAGTTCCGTTTTCATATCACCTCCGATTCATCGGTGGTTAAAGCGGGATGGTACCTGGACGATTTCAAGGTTTTAACCGTCTCGGCTCCGAGTTCCGTCGCGCCTCCCAAAGAGGAGAAAGGAGAAGCGGTTAAGAAAAAGACCGAGTACGGCAAACCCGCCTTCTCCTTAACCCGTACGGAACCGGTAAAGAGCTCTCCTCCGAAGGCGGAGGGAGAAAAGGGCGTGACCAGTCTCCCGGCGGGGGCCGTCGTTACGGTTCTGGAGACGGGACGATCGGCCCATACCGATCCGGCCACCGGACGCTACAGCCTCACCCATGTGGCAGGGGACTACACCTTGCGGGCGGAAAGCTATGGTTATTATCCTGCGGAGCAATCGGTCACGGTTGCCGATGGCGGAACGACGACAGCCAATTTCCAACTGCAGCCCATTCCCCACGGATGGATCAGCGGCCGGATCACCGATGAGCGGACCGGTGAAGCTATTGCCGGCGCCACGGTGTTGGTGAAGGAAGACGCCCACGTCACTCCCGCGGTTACCGATGAGACGGGACGCTACACCCTGGAGGTGATGGAGGGGAGCTATACCCTCTCCGTTTCTGCCGCAGATTACTACGGCAAAGAGCAAAGCGTAACGGTAACAGGGGGAGAGACGCTCCCTGTGGATATGGCTCTGAAGCCTTTTGTCGGCGTTCCGGGGGAATTGGGTTATGACGATGGAACGGCGGAAAATGCCCGGGCTTTCTACGACGCAGGGAACGGTTGGGCGGTTCGCATGACTCCGCCGGGAGGGGCGGCGATGGTAACGGGAGGGCTCTTCCGCTTCTGGGATACGGAGTGGCCGGTACCCGGAGGGACCGATTTCCAATATGCCATCTATGATGCCTCCGGTCCGGATGGAGCTCCCGGGCGCCTGATCGCCGGACCCTTCCAAGCGACGGCCAAGCGGGACGGAACCTGGACCGAAGTCACGTTACCCACTCCCGTGATGATTCAAGGCGATTTCTACATGACCTATATTCAGACAGCGCCTTACCCGAATTCTCCCGGCCTTTCTACCGATGAGGACGGCGAAAATGCAGGCCGGAGCTGGCAACTGGTGGGAGGCGGGTGGAGTCTATCTCCTGCAGATGAAGGAAACTATATGATCCGGGCCAAGATCGTAAACGAGGTAACCGTGCCCATCATCACCAGCCCCGAAGATCACTCATACACCCATCAGCCTGAAATCACCGTAACAGGTGCAACGGCCAAAGGGGAGGGCATCTCGGTCCAGCTCTTTAACGGAGAGGAATTGGCCGGAACCGCCCCGGCGACCGAAGGGGTCTTTACTCTGCCCATCACCCTCCACGAAGGAGAAAACCGCCTCACCGCAGTGGCCGTGGTGAATGGGAAGAACACCGATCCCTCCCAACCTGTGGTGGTCACGCTGGATCGGGAAGCGCCCCTCTTGACCGTTTCCACACCCGCCGATGGAACCGTGACCGATAAAGAGGTGGTTTATGTTACAGGGCAGAGCAGCGACGATCACCTTGAAGGAGTTTACGTGAATGGAACGAAAGCCAACCTGCGCACCAACGGTACTTTTACGGTACGCATCCTGGTGGATGAGGGGGAAAATACGATTACCGTTCGTGCGGTTGACTTGGCAGGAAATGAGACCATCGTGACGAGGACGGTGGTGGTCGATCTCCAGATTCCGGAGATTACAAATGTTGAACCGTCCCAGGATGTGCATATCGCCGCAGGAGATCCGGTCCATGTCTCCTTTGACAGTGAGCCGGGACTCCACGCTTCTTTCCGCATCGAGCTGCCTCTCGCTCCGTCGGGCCGCAATGAGATCTCCATGACCGAAACCTCCCCCGGCCATTATGAGGGAAGCTACACCACCCCGGACAACTTGAACGTGGAAGGGGCCGTGATCGTCGTCAAGGCGGTTGATGCGGCTGGGAATGTGGTGGAAGCGGAAGCGACGGGGAAACTTTATGTGACCGCCGGAGGCGGTGGGGATGAACCGGAGAATCAGGCTCCCATCGCCGTCATCCGGGCGATCAGCTCCACGAAGCAGAATAAACCCACCACCTTTGACGCCTCCCAGTCGCGGGATGTAGACGGGACGATCGTAAGCTACTCCTGGGACTTCGGGGATGGTGGGACCGCCGGCGGGGCCAACGTCTCCCACCGCTTCACCGCGCCCGGCACCTACACGGTCACCTTAACGGTAACCGATAACGATGGAGCGACCGACACCGTCACCCACATCATCGAAGTTCATTAG
- a CDS encoding S8 family serine peptidase has protein sequence MKSKVAKRAFLLFLIFLLILPLGISNARERVDQGGKRGINAKIPVDSLQIPAGKRPSVYHHDRKWSAKKEGITSPSPFHAEKREALSPTANEGVKPFNYVPASTSGEKITVIVELKSEPLAVQRTKAEKDPLKSFAAGKAQLEREQTEFSAAVKKLKAGIRRSYKEVFNGFSLSIPANQVERLLSLPGVKAIYPNHKVFAAPLKSITPNMDESAPFIGAQTYWDQGINGTGIKVGVIDTGVDYRHPSLRDAYKGGYDFVDDDGDPMETPPDPRDPNAATEHGTHVSGTVLGRGDPGHPDGPTGWVRGVAPGADLYAYRVLGPGGYGTEEDVIAGVEQAVLDGMDVINLSLGSDANDQYAADSIALNNAMLAGVVTVTSNGNNGPDEYTTGSPAAAQMAISVGASTPPLQVPTISADGLATMYASIMAYSPDLGELVGRDFEVETAGLGAPEDFQGKDFHGKVALIERGARTFKEKSENARAAGAVAAVIYNNAPGNFGGTLGSPGDYIPTLSLSQEEGRALKAKKEEEGSLTIRFSHEFQQDVMADFSSRGPSLPGLGLKPDLTAPGVGIRSSVPSWNGDYSDAYADLEGTSMASPHVAGAAALLLDKNPTLLPFEVKGILTNNATEISDLQGDRYSLLAQGAGRLDLTKTAGAKAVALVEERSDAVRDGVNTPYETGSFSFGILNAGSGAERTVTVRDIAGTSSSYAVSFHWFGAEGGTVTTSRSTLTVPAGGESSFSLQLSIPEGTADRKYEGELLLTGEGGNELHLPLLVYVGQADLPNVISDVQFAPPFFSPNGDGAQDTTEIGFKVNLATDYVSLDVFDENGDWVGVITEEEGGLPPGSYGISGWDGTVSDYENSFSLPDGVYFAVPYWGDAEGYYPIEEEATAFVIDRESPVSTMDDPAIAVANGVGTITGVIHDDLLVRLFGDFSAVGVAALYETNGHVAQADGTIDGNGHFSISVPIVSGENNFDIYVYDAAMNGVLEPAHHVSYQAEEEPGPVDLSAVSSSEQVHRGEAFTIGVRFSPAEDLYSAQFSLTYDASLNKGSIDPSPELSGYQAEHGEAGLIVHESVYELPDGLLRSDYVVSLAGDFSGYTGDGTLATFHFSGEEPGTYLFSLSNARMLNSNGEDLTMGTSSGASIEILPSGGGGEDQYTITGNILAEAFGAGVDYSETWYEGTDGVHKVTVEAVDAQGNVKGVGRVAPDGSYRITVPAGTYTVRVAVPGHFGAAQGVNVNADTTLHFGPLPAGDVNGDEVIDLKDLQQAAKAFGKAKGSGWPNARISAADLNRDGSIDLLDISFILNRYGERK, from the coding sequence TTGAAGAGCAAAGTGGCAAAAAGAGCGTTTCTCCTTTTTCTCATCTTCCTTCTCATCCTTCCGCTGGGGATTTCGAATGCCCGGGAAAGGGTGGACCAGGGAGGGAAAAGGGGAATTAACGCCAAGATTCCCGTCGATTCATTGCAAATTCCGGCCGGGAAAAGGCCTTCCGTCTATCACCATGATCGGAAATGGTCGGCAAAGAAGGAAGGGATAACCTCCCCTTCTCCGTTTCATGCGGAAAAGAGGGAAGCCCTCTCCCCCACGGCGAATGAGGGCGTAAAACCGTTCAACTATGTTCCGGCTTCCACGAGCGGAGAGAAAATAACCGTCATCGTAGAATTGAAGAGTGAACCGTTGGCGGTCCAGAGAACAAAAGCGGAGAAAGATCCGTTGAAGTCCTTCGCCGCAGGAAAAGCGCAGTTGGAAAGGGAACAGACGGAATTCTCCGCCGCCGTCAAGAAACTAAAGGCAGGTATTCGGAGATCGTACAAGGAGGTCTTTAACGGATTTTCCCTTTCCATTCCCGCCAATCAGGTGGAAAGACTCCTCTCTTTGCCCGGAGTTAAGGCCATCTATCCCAATCACAAGGTGTTCGCCGCTCCATTAAAGAGCATTACCCCCAATATGGATGAAAGCGCCCCCTTCATCGGCGCCCAAACCTATTGGGACCAGGGAATCAATGGAACCGGCATTAAAGTAGGGGTCATTGATACCGGGGTAGACTACCGCCATCCCAGCCTGCGGGACGCATATAAGGGAGGGTACGATTTCGTCGATGATGACGGCGATCCGATGGAGACTCCTCCCGACCCTCGTGATCCCAATGCGGCTACGGAGCATGGCACCCACGTCTCAGGCACCGTCTTGGGGAGGGGAGATCCCGGGCATCCCGACGGCCCGACGGGCTGGGTCCGGGGTGTGGCGCCCGGAGCCGATCTATATGCCTACCGGGTCCTGGGACCGGGCGGTTACGGAACGGAGGAAGATGTCATCGCCGGGGTTGAACAGGCGGTCCTGGACGGCATGGATGTAATCAACCTCTCTCTCGGTTCCGACGCCAACGATCAATACGCCGCCGATTCCATCGCCTTAAACAATGCGATGCTGGCCGGCGTCGTTACCGTTACCTCCAATGGAAACAACGGCCCCGATGAATATACCACAGGAAGCCCTGCCGCAGCCCAAATGGCGATCTCCGTAGGAGCATCCACCCCTCCCCTGCAGGTCCCCACCATCTCAGCCGACGGATTGGCTACGATGTACGCCAGCATCATGGCCTACTCCCCTGACTTGGGAGAGCTGGTCGGACGGGATTTCGAAGTGGAAACGGCCGGACTGGGTGCACCGGAAGATTTCCAAGGGAAAGATTTTCACGGAAAAGTGGCCCTCATCGAGCGAGGGGCCCGCACCTTTAAAGAAAAAAGCGAGAACGCCCGGGCTGCCGGAGCCGTCGCCGCAGTAATCTATAACAACGCCCCTGGGAATTTCGGCGGAACGCTGGGTTCGCCCGGCGATTATATCCCCACCCTGAGCTTATCCCAGGAAGAGGGACGCGCCTTAAAGGCGAAAAAGGAAGAGGAAGGGAGCCTCACCATCCGCTTCAGCCATGAATTCCAGCAAGACGTGATGGCCGATTTTAGTTCCCGGGGCCCGTCTCTTCCCGGATTGGGATTAAAACCCGACCTCACCGCTCCCGGCGTGGGGATCCGCTCCTCGGTTCCTTCCTGGAATGGGGATTATTCCGACGCCTATGCGGATTTGGAGGGAACCAGCATGGCGAGCCCCCATGTCGCCGGAGCCGCCGCCCTCCTCTTGGATAAAAATCCCACCCTTCTCCCCTTTGAGGTCAAAGGAATCCTTACGAACAATGCCACGGAAATCTCCGATCTCCAGGGGGACCGCTATTCCCTTCTCGCCCAGGGGGCGGGACGCCTTGACCTGACGAAGACAGCGGGGGCAAAGGCGGTCGCCCTCGTGGAAGAGAGGAGTGACGCCGTCCGGGACGGGGTGAATACCCCCTATGAAACGGGAAGTTTCTCCTTCGGGATCTTGAACGCCGGAAGCGGGGCGGAACGAACGGTCACGGTGAGGGACATCGCCGGCACCTCTTCTTCCTATGCCGTCTCCTTCCACTGGTTCGGCGCCGAAGGCGGTACGGTAACCACAAGCCGTTCTACCCTTACCGTTCCCGCCGGGGGAGAATCCTCCTTCTCGTTGCAATTGAGCATTCCGGAAGGGACGGCGGATAGGAAGTATGAAGGGGAGCTTCTCCTCACCGGTGAAGGAGGAAATGAACTTCATCTCCCCTTGCTGGTCTATGTGGGGCAAGCCGATTTGCCCAATGTGATCTCCGATGTGCAATTTGCTCCCCCGTTCTTCTCCCCCAATGGGGATGGAGCCCAAGATACCACGGAGATCGGGTTTAAGGTAAATCTGGCCACCGATTACGTCTCCCTCGATGTGTTCGACGAAAACGGGGATTGGGTGGGAGTGATCACGGAAGAAGAAGGGGGCCTTCCCCCCGGAAGTTATGGAATCAGCGGTTGGGACGGGACGGTCTCCGATTATGAGAACAGCTTCTCTCTCCCGGATGGGGTCTATTTTGCGGTTCCCTACTGGGGAGACGCGGAAGGCTATTATCCCATCGAAGAAGAGGCAACCGCCTTTGTCATCGATCGGGAATCCCCCGTATCGACGATGGATGATCCGGCCATTGCCGTGGCCAACGGGGTCGGAACGATCACCGGCGTGATCCATGACGACCTCCTCGTTCGCCTCTTCGGCGATTTCTCCGCCGTCGGTGTGGCCGCCCTGTATGAAACAAACGGTCATGTGGCCCAGGCGGATGGAACCATCGATGGGAACGGCCACTTCAGCATCTCCGTCCCGATCGTCAGCGGCGAGAACAACTTTGACATCTACGTTTACGATGCGGCCATGAACGGGGTCTTGGAACCGGCTCATCATGTTTCTTATCAGGCGGAGGAGGAACCCGGGCCGGTCGATCTGAGCGCGGTTTCCTCTTCGGAACAGGTGCATCGTGGGGAAGCCTTTACCATCGGCGTTCGTTTCTCCCCCGCCGAGGACCTCTATTCGGCCCAATTTAGCCTCACCTATGACGCATCCCTCAATAAAGGAAGCATTGATCCGAGCCCAGAGCTCTCAGGGTATCAAGCGGAACATGGAGAGGCGGGTCTCATCGTCCACGAAAGCGTTTATGAGCTTCCCGATGGGCTCCTCCGTTCCGATTATGTGGTAAGCCTCGCCGGTGATTTCTCCGGTTACACCGGTGACGGAACGCTCGCCACCTTCCACTTTAGCGGCGAGGAGCCCGGAACCTATCTCTTCAGCCTCTCCAATGCCCGGATGTTAAACAGCAACGGGGAGGATCTCACCATGGGAACCTCAAGCGGCGCATCGATTGAGATTCTCCCATCCGGAGGAGGCGGTGAAGATCAATACACCATCACAGGGAACATCTTGGCCGAAGCCTTCGGTGCGGGGGTAGATTACAGCGAGACCTGGTATGAAGGAACGGACGGTGTCCACAAGGTAACCGTCGAGGCCGTCGACGCTCAAGGAAATGTGAAAGGAGTAGGACGCGTCGCACCGGACGGATCGTATCGCATCACGGTTCCCGCAGGGACCTACACGGTGCGGGTAGCGGTGCCCGGCCACTTCGGCGCGGCTCAAGGCGTTAATGTAAATGCCGATACCACCCTTCACTTCGGTCCCCTCCCTGCCGGAGATGTGAACGGGGATGAAGTGATCGACCTCAAAGACCTGCAGCAGGCCGCCAAAGCATTCGGCAAGGCAAAGGGAAGCGGCTGGCCCAACGCCCGCATAAGCGCCGCCGATCTGAACCGGGACGGCAGCATCGACCTCCTCGACATCTCCTTCATCCTGAACCGCTATGGAGAAAGAAAATAA